In one window of Armatimonadota bacterium DNA:
- a CDS encoding ThuA domain-containing protein: protein MRKIRTLLFAGGEIHDYKGCGAEMRDALIAAGDFDITYVENDLSALEAPRLEPYDLFVFYYTVGEISDAQKNGLLNFVASGKGFATCHSGADSFRDCPEYSAMVGGSFVTHPAFRSYQVSVVDTEHPITRGLTEFMVEDEQYILDYDPRVNVLASALWKGSAMPVAWTKPWGKGRVFYLALGHNPQACRHEMFRVLLQRGAKWAGTPPE from the coding sequence ATGCGGAAGATTAGAACACTGCTCTTCGCTGGCGGGGAGATTCACGACTACAAGGGCTGTGGCGCGGAAATGCGGGATGCGCTCATCGCCGCTGGCGATTTCGACATCACGTACGTCGAGAACGACCTATCGGCCCTTGAGGCCCCTCGGCTTGAGCCGTATGACCTGTTCGTCTTCTACTACACCGTGGGCGAAATCAGCGACGCTCAGAAAAATGGCCTGCTCAACTTCGTCGCCTCGGGCAAAGGCTTTGCCACCTGCCATTCGGGTGCCGATTCGTTCCGTGATTGCCCGGAGTACTCCGCCATGGTGGGCGGCTCCTTTGTCACCCATCCGGCTTTTCGCTCTTACCAGGTGAGCGTGGTTGACACCGAACACCCCATCACTCGTGGGCTGACGGAGTTCATGGTCGAGGACGAGCAGTATATCCTGGATTACGACCCGCGCGTCAACGTTCTGGCGTCTGCGCTGTGGAAAGGCAGCGCCATGCCGGTGGCGTGGACGAAACCGTGGGGCAAGGGGCGAGTGTTCTACCTTGCACTCGGGCATAACCCGCAGGCCTGTCGCCATGAGATGTTCCGCGTGCTGCTGCAGCGCGGAGCGAAGTGGGCGGGCACGCCGCCGGAGTGA
- a CDS encoding sulfatase-like hydrolase/transferase: MGARPNILYLMTDQQTARAMSCSGNPYISTPGMDRIAAAGVRFALAYATQPLCLPNRTCMFTGRLPHETGATINNPATPNRVDDGPHLGRLLADAGYDCGYFGKWHIASSSEDRAKHGFREIWASSAKSLDLDPTVTAKCLDFALQERESPFFAVASYMNPHNICQWARGGDQLLTELPNCRIPPVPTPGDCPPLPDNFAIPDGEPERLRWVHDQGPAADRLYPTAGWSEGLWRQYLWAYYRITESVDRSIKCLVDGLEAAGLLEDTLIVFTSDHGEGCAEHHWNQKQTLYESVIHVPFIIADPTASSPGRLDDQTLVNNGLDLMPTICDYAGISPPEGCRGISLRSAVTNPEAPAERDFIVLETTFAQGAEKLDLCGRCLRTLRYKYIVYDRGRRREQLFDMANDPGEMSNLAACEEHQHILNRHRELIAGWCRDTEDSFPLILRD; encoded by the coding sequence ATGGGTGCCAGGCCAAACATCCTCTACCTCATGACCGATCAGCAAACCGCCCGCGCAATGAGTTGTTCAGGCAATCCATACATCTCCACGCCCGGAATGGACCGAATCGCTGCGGCGGGGGTTAGGTTCGCACTGGCCTACGCCACACAGCCTCTCTGCCTCCCGAATCGGACATGCATGTTTACGGGACGTCTTCCTCACGAAACCGGGGCGACGATCAACAATCCGGCAACGCCCAACCGCGTGGATGACGGCCCGCACCTCGGCCGCCTGCTCGCCGACGCCGGGTATGACTGCGGCTACTTCGGCAAATGGCACATCGCCTCGTCGTCAGAGGATCGAGCCAAACACGGCTTCCGCGAGATCTGGGCTTCCAGCGCGAAATCGCTTGATTTGGACCCAACCGTTACCGCAAAGTGTCTGGACTTTGCGCTGCAAGAACGTGAGAGCCCGTTCTTCGCGGTGGCGTCCTATATGAATCCGCACAACATCTGTCAATGGGCGCGCGGCGGCGATCAGCTCTTGACCGAACTGCCGAACTGCAGGATTCCACCGGTGCCGACGCCGGGCGACTGTCCGCCCCTGCCCGACAATTTCGCTATCCCTGACGGCGAGCCAGAGCGGCTGCGATGGGTGCACGACCAGGGGCCCGCAGCCGATAGGCTCTATCCCACCGCCGGTTGGTCGGAGGGGCTGTGGCGCCAGTATCTCTGGGCTTACTATCGCATCACGGAGTCCGTCGATCGCAGCATCAAGTGTCTCGTTGACGGACTGGAAGCCGCCGGATTATTAGAGGATACGCTCATCGTGTTCACCAGCGACCATGGCGAAGGCTGCGCCGAGCACCATTGGAATCAGAAGCAAACGCTTTACGAATCGGTCATTCACGTTCCGTTTATCATCGCCGACCCCACGGCTTCTTCGCCAGGACGATTGGACGACCAAACGCTCGTCAACAACGGCCTCGACCTGATGCCGACAATCTGCGACTACGCGGGAATCAGTCCGCCCGAGGGTTGTCGTGGCATCAGCCTGCGGTCGGCGGTGACGAACCCTGAGGCGCCGGCTGAGCGGGATTTCATCGTCCTCGAGACGACATTCGCTCAAGGCGCCGAGAAGCTGGATCTGTGCGGCCGCTGCCTTCGGACGTTGCGATACAAGTATATTGTCTATGACCGCGGACGTCGGCGCGAGCAGCTCTTCGATATGGCAAACGACCCCGGTGAGATGAGCAACTTGGCTGCGTGCGAGGAACATCAGCATATTCTGAACAGACACCGCGAACTTATTGCTGGGTGGTGTCGAGACACAGAGGATTCCTTCCCGTTGATCCTTCGGGATTGA